aAAGAAATGAACAGCTGTAATATAAGCTCACAAGAATGCCTAATAAAAGTTTGTTTGCTACAAGGACTGCATGAGTAAGCTGGGGGAAGTGAAACTTCTGCTCCTATTACTGCAGGTTAACTttccagcaagaaaacaaaaggtaatAATGAGAGACTGCTGTAGTTTCCTGTACAACAAATAAGTGTTAAGAAACAAATCTTGCTCAAGAATAATTGTCTTGAATGTTTCTTTCAGTTGCAGGTGGATCTGCagttacatttttgttctttgtataTAGTAGTCACTTAGGACAAATTTTGTCAGCAGGATTATTTATGGACAGGAACTATTTACAAACTAGCAGTGAATTTCATTACAGTGTTTAGTTTCTAATGCAGAATTTCACTCAAGTGACGAatgttacacacacacacacacactttacaaatcaaaacaaattctTAGGAGGAAGTCTGCATCTTTACAAGCAGTTGAGATTCACTTATATTCTGTTCCCATTGAAGCCAATACAGTATcttcaagtctttttttcctggaatataattttaaaaaccatttatAACTCATTAAATAGTACTCTAAAAACActctttaaaaagctgaaattctcCACAGGCTCCACACCAAGAAGAACCATCATAATTCCTACATTAGCCTGATTGAGCGCAGCAATACTAGTCTCAGTACAGACTTTGGCCATTtcattctgtttaaaataatcaCCTGCAGACATTGTCTTATAAAATggccctgcctctctcctgtactatcaaaatgttttcctgtaatGTATTGTCTCTCTACATATTGAGGTGAACAAGCTGCAAAAGACCAACTTCTGCAGGCAAAAGCCTCCTATTACCCTTCCAGTATCTCTTCCATGCTGTGTTTAGTTTGACCCACTTATCAAGAAGCCATCGTCTGAGCCACTTCACTAAAGCTAAAGGTCAAAACTGTAGTGCCAAATTCCAGCCACAGCCACAACTGCAATCGCAGAGGCCTCATTCAGACAGAAGTAAGGGCAGTACAGATAATACTGATTTAAATGCCTGTATCTTGGATAAGATGTAGACATTTTCAGAGTGCTCAATTTTTCTCAGTCACAGCCTTTCCTCAGCTTTTCTGTCCCCTTccattcctttctcttcccttccctttacatttttcttatatttttttgttgaaaaactTGCATCCTTTAATCTCAACTGTTTCTTTCTCAGAGAATAGGCAATGTTCAGTTTTTGGTACACTGTCAATTTAGAAACTGGCCATCCTGGCAACTCTACAATAGTTGCCTCTTTTGTGGGGACTGCCTCAATTACATCCACGTCCGTTTGAAAGAAAGTAGTTTTACTCCCTTATTCCAACAATGGCTGACAATATTTGTCTTTACTGGATATCAACGGTGCCCTTTTAACATCAGTGACCAAACACCATTCAGACAGGTTAAGGGAGAACGTGGGAGAGGCTTGTTTGACAACAGCTGTCAAACACAACCTCACCTGTAACATAATGCAACCTAGTTCcagtggaaaagggaaaggaaaaagaaaattgcaagtatgtaaaatggagagaaaaggagaaggcaCATCTGTTAAAACTTTACTATATTGCTAAAGGGATTGGTCTTCTTTTTAACTGAATATTTATGTAAGTAAAAGATGGTTTAATGTCCCTGTGGGAACACGTTACTTGTTGACAATTACATTAGCATACAGTTCTCTCTCTTGGctgtgtaaaacatttctggtTGGGTAACTGTGAAGATGTAAGCACCATTTTAAATCCTGAACAGGTGATAAATGGCAGAAGTGTATTAGAAGGGGCTTCAAAGTTTGCAAACTCAACAGATAAATAATTCTGCTGAGACCCAGTAACAAGAAAAGAGGCTGGCCtggtttttgctgttttgtgttttaagtcACAAAGATTACAGGCCCCACAAGTCAGTCAGCTGTTTCATCTGGTAAATTGCAGATCTCAGGGCAGCATAACCCCTTGCAGACAGGTGGCCTAAATACAGTAGGTAATAGAACTGTTGTGCTAAGCTACTTTTACACAAAAAACACCTTAACAAGAGCTCTGTGCCCCTGAGTCACAGTCCACCTGTTCCCAGAGGTTGATACATGATATTTTGAGCTTCATGATTCTTGTCTTTGGCTGTGCATATGTATGGAAAGAACAATAGAGAATGCTGTAATCATTTTAGGTGTGAAACTAGGATTACTataaagggggagggggagaaaacagggatatctttttttttttgagaagaatGTAGTCCCCATTAGGATTCCTGTTTATCTGCTGCCATGAAAAGAAGGCTTTTCAATAAATTAAGGAAGGGATTTTATGCCTCTATCTAAGCCACCTGTTGCCTCAGCCACAAATAGATACTTACCTCTTAATATGAATGGCTAATAAAATAGGTACTATATATTATACACATGCCTATATAATTTATCTATATGCATTACATAGATGTTTATAATCTGTTTGTCCTGAGTAAAAACTACCATTGCAGCTAcaaaaaatgtgtgtgcattCAAATGTTCCACAGCAGAACTTTgttccccccagtttctgtgCTGCACTGTGTCAGCCTAAAGCTGGATAAACATAGAGGAACACTGCGGGTGTTTGTATAGGACGTGACATGTAAGCCCCTTGTATCCCCAGAGATAGGAGCCTCTGACTAGGGCTCCTTGCTGCTACAATACTACAAATATAGTAACAGTGAGATGGAAGGCTAACCCAGGGAATTGTTCGGCAAGCATGGCTCAGGAAATAGTAACATCTGTGATaagacataaaaagaaattcttacTGTCTCTCAGTAGCTAGGTTTAGACCTAAAGACATGTCAAGATGCATATGGCCACCAAAAACTACTGACAGTGTGGCATCCAGAGCACTTGTGTTATGTATGAACAGCACTTTATTTCTCTAACAAGACTGGCTGTTACCCTGTGCTCCAGGGGAAGTCTTTAGGAGAAATGTGCTGTAACAAGGCCCAGCTTCTCAGAAGCAAAGGGCTTCACTCACCTCTACTGTAATTTCAAGGGAATTAAATGAGACTCACATGAATTTTAACCAGCCAGCAACCTCAACATAAACAgtcatttctttcttccagtgaGCCAGCTAGGTAGCCAGCAAAGAGAAAGAGTACGTCACCCTTCTGCCAGTGGTACAAGATAAAGGTAGAAATACAACATACTTTGAGGCTGCACTGCAATCCGGCAAACCCTTGCACAATGATAATACGCATTTATCAGATCCAGCTCTGCAAGCAGCTTCAGACACTGTCACTAGAGGAAGCTACTGAGCCACAGTCAACGGGAGGCCCTTGGGCCTCTCTGCAGATGGCTCTGGGCTATCCAGCAAGGAGCAAACCCTGACCTGTTCCTGTCACCCCATTCAGAGAATGGTTTAGTTGGAGGCTggagacaatttttttccctgtgaggaAATTTCTGGAATGTTCCATCTCCTACAGAGCTGTTACTATGTGGCCCCAGGGCTGGCATCTCCTGTTCTTGATAGGACCTTACTCAGAGAATTACATTTTCCCCCACTTCAGAAAGCTCCAGGAGCAAGGTTTAACGCACATCAGGTTCGCTATGATACAAAGCTAGCAGGTTAAAAGTTAATGGCTTATTTTTGTCTTACATTTTCACTAAGTAAGGCTGAAGCTATCTGTTCCCCTGATAATTCTTACAAGGGGCAGACGATGGAAAACTGACCACACCAACATGTTAATGGGAACGGTCGGCTATCAGCATAACTTGACATGATGTCTATAGACACCACAGCACTGAGAACAGCAGCTGTTACCGAGgcaacagctgaaataaaagaggaagaaaggaggctTGCAAATAACCGCCTTTGCTAGTCCAAATGGCTCTTAATACTCTTTGTGTAAAGATACATGGTTGTTAACATCTGCTTGAAGTTAATCTGAAGAGTTGTTTGCAAATAGCAAAACTGGTAAGCACCTGCTGCTTTAGGATAGATGAACTTTTGCAGGCATATAACATGCTATTTAATTCCCagcagcactcccaaacaccaCCCTATCCAGAACAGAAATGAATGGACTTTGTGAAGGGCACTTTAGTTGAAATTGGATAAGACTATACACAAGTATTGCCAGATACCAGAACAGTTTAAGAGTCTGGTTCAGAAATATTCTAGAGCCTGAGGATCTAAGTGGTCTTAGAAGGGTGACTAAGGAAAGCAAACCAATTGCCAGTGACTTAGATTGGTAACTTAGAGGTCTATGTATTAATAGAGgtcaaaaataatcagaaaagaaagttcCTGGAACTACTTCACTAGGCTGATTTTAAAATGGCCCTTTACATCAGCGTGTTTGAGTGCAGCACGGGCCCCATcttcctggcagcagggaaTGCAAGAAGTGCAACgtgttttctgcatttcagttcaCTTTTGTGCTTTCTGTCCCCTTGTTAGAGTTTCCCTGAGCCACTCTTCCCACAAAGCATTTCACCTCACTTGAATGTTTGTTTGATTTCAGTCAGGTAAAtcaaaatggcaaagaaaagaagacaaaagccAGAGTGAGACTGAACCCCTCTTTACAGCAGGTCTCTGTACGCCTCCTCATTAGTGAGATTTATCTGTCTTTTCCGTGCTGTTCTATTTCAATGGGGGATTGTCCTACTGGATGTGTGCATGCTGTAAGATGGTAGATCTACAGTGGAGCAGTTAGTACCTCTCTGTACTTTcacaacctttttttcctttgatttgtCCTTCAATTTTGCCTGGCCTAATTTATGATTGAAATTGTTTGCAGTTTCCAGAATGGCCATGGATGTTCAGACATAACTGCAAATATCATGATACAATATCTGTTAGCTTGTGTAGCTGTAACTCTGGTCATAAACTAGACAAGAATTTGTCATGCAGCAGCAAAGTTAACAACAAAGGTTCAGTCCATCTCTTATTTCTGTGACTGCACAAAATTAAGAGGAAAAGTGGGAAGGGTGACTGAAGCCTAGGTGTCTTCCGAGACCTTGTGACAGCTCCTGTGTTCTTGATTTGATCTAACTCAATCTTTTGAGCTCAGTGGAGATAGCCACTGACTTTGGTGGAGAGACCAAGCTTGTAAAGAAAAGAGGAGGCAGATGGCCAGCATGAATGCaagggataattttttttttcctactcttgAAACCCACCACTTAAAGGACTAGGATGTCTTCACTCCTCAGGTCAAAGATTGAGATTTTTAACTAGACTGTCATTTTGTCAGTAGTGCTCTAGAAGGGAAAGATGCTCCTAGTTTTCCAGATCCTTTCctacctctgctttttcttgaaaagtaaataaaagatTCTCCAGTCATACAAAACCATGTCTGAACTTGATTGATGTATACAAAATCCTTCCTTTTTGTCTGTACTTTCACAAGATAGTTCTTTCAGAATGCTGGGAGAGAGGTCATCCACTTCCACAGATAAATCCCTGAGTTTTGCTTCCAGGTCGGTTACATAGACATTCCCATACTTTTGTTGCCATTTGAGAAACCGCCTTTGAGGCATTACTCAGCAGCATCATTTGAGCCTGGAGTCTCCTGCATGATCTGTGGTGTCCTTCAGTTTGACACTTTAAGTAAAGAGGCTGGCAGAGTGACCCACTACTTGTTGGGTGTTGTATGCAGAACACCCAGATAACttctacatctttttttctctaatgcATCTTTGCAGAATTTAATTGGTGTTAATTCTAAATGAACATGTGAGTCTTACACACACAAGTTTCCGGAAAATCACAGCACTGTGTTTATGCAGGTGGAAGCAATAAGGTATGTTTGGGAAATCGGATGTCAATCTGGAATTTGGGAAATCAGATTTTTATCTCAGACTCCAAGTTATTAACCACTACCAGTACTACTATTAATCTCCTCCCATAAAGCATACATAATTCATAACTGCATGTTCACACTGCACTGTGAACGGTGAGTGCCATTTCTGGGTAtctgagtatttttaaaagccctgCAAATGCAATGTTCATAATTCTGGATAACCAGGACATGGTGGATTCAGTTGCTATGGTTGCAGGCAACAGATAGGGAAGATCTCTATTGCACCTCAGGCAGCAACAACTGATTGTGCCACTAAATACacttacattcatttttttttattataataattcACAGTTGTGCTGACTCTGCTGCAAGTCCATTACTGGCATTAGCAGAGGCAGGAAGACAGGCACTGTAAATTGAGGGCCCAGTGAAGAAGTTGCCCCCAGCCTAAAACAACAACCTATAACTACTAAGTATGTAAGCAGAAATGCTCTGAGTTAAATGTATCCATGCAACAATGAAATGTCTCTAAAAGCAGTCCACATCAGTTCCGGTATATCTTGACAATAAATGATAATCAATTCCAAAAGGGGTTTCTTCTCATTTGTTTACATTTGATCAAAAAGATTTAATAGCATAGAAGAGAGCTCATTCCCTTAAGAGATCTTGGATCCTTTCAGAAACAATCAAAGTGCACCACTACATCAGTTTCATTACTCACCCAAGTAGCAGGGATTCAAGAGTCTTTTTTTGTGCAATGCAGTTTTAATGTCACTGTGACAAAGCACCTTGCTATGTATTCATCACTAACATATTCCATAAACAGCTCCTTCAAATGCAACAATACTTACATGCTGAAGGCACATGTGCCGAAAGAGGGTGTACATTAAGAAGTTAACTAATATTATTCCCTTTTCATGCTACTCCAGTCATAACGACTCAGAGGTTTCAATGCAGTCACTTACTCAAATGtgcctgccttctttttttttttaaaagtatgtctgaagagtaaaaaaaaaaaagagcatgtgCACCTCAGCCCCTTTCCCATTATCAGTTTGGGATTACAGgacaagtttaatttttttaaaaatagctagaGTTTTCACTCATGTGAGATGCATGAACCAGATGGATACTTTGCTGGTTCAGTTTagtggaaagcagaaaggagtGGCATAATAAATGGTTAAAAATATCCTCTGAGCTCAGCTAAGCAAGATCTATTTCCAGTATTGATTACCAGGGATGCACTTTTAACAACCTGTATCTCTTAACAAAGGTAACCAATTAGACGATCTGTGAGTCTGTAAGTCCCTGTCATTTTCCCATTCTATCTGCCCACCCAATAAATATGTACTGGTGCAATACACAATGTCTGTATAGCTAGGTAAATTCATCAGAACCAATCCAATTTTTCACAacagttcttttaaaacagtctcggctctgctgcagagaggtGGGATCAGAGTGACACTCAGTGGCAAGACAGAAAAAGTAATTCTCAGTTTCTCAGATTCTATCTAACATCTATTATTAGGAtgcataaaattttaattagatCATTATTAGTATTTTCTGTCTGATGATATTCTAATTCAGACAAAAACATGTACTTTTGATTATGCAAACTGAAAGAAAGATTGGATTACTTACTTTACCAAGGCCCACCCCCGACTCGTAACTTCTGTGCTGTGATTGCCTGCaattgaagaaaagaaaaaagattttgagaAATTGAACTAAAAACTcaaatactgaatttcagaaataagaGACTTGAATCACCATAGTTTTACAATCTGCTGTATTTGAATCTTTGCAGATTACTTGAACAGTCTGCAGAATAGCATTTTACACCTTGCATACAATTTAGCATGTTGCATATCTATAACTGAAAGTTCGTGACCCTCTCAATTATTTGTGTTagatcaaaacattttctgtatgttACTGAATGCACACCAATCTATGGCTAACTGAATTTGGTATCTGAAAAAAAGGAGACGTTTTCCCTTTTATGTAAGTAAACACTGGAATAAATTACAGAATCTTTattattaaagatttttaacATGAGTCTTGACAagcatttgagaaaaatattttaggtgGAGTAGTTCTGCAGTAAGGTAGCACTGTGGACTGTCAGTCTTTCCAGCTTTGCCTGCTTTGATGCAGGGAAAGATTCATAGTATTACGTTCGATTATGTGCCAGAAATTCTTCAGAGCTTGTGGCTGCCTAGAGTCACTCAAACTCACAGCATTCAAGAATGTTAATAAATAAGAGTTTTCATATAAATAAGAGTTGTCATAATACAATGTTCCTTGAAACACTGTATGTAAAACAATTTCCATCTATCTCAAACAGGGTCCTGTTGCATCACCCATGTCTATGCGATCTGTTCTAACAAGCGGGCCATGCCTCTCCCAACTACCGCTgccaccaccgccaccaccTGGACCTCCCCCCATCTTTGATACAGAAACTGTAAAAGATGAAGGAACTGCCGCTCGCTCAGCCCTATTTGCACAGCTTAACCAGGGAGAGGCAATCACCAAAGgtcaggagaaaagaaataaaattttggtCCATCAGTCAAACTACATCAGGAGCTGCTATATGTATTAACCTAACTTCCACTGCATTTTTAAGTTACGTTTAAGCAACTCAGATCTTTCTGAGGCTTGCAGTGAGTCTGATGGATGAGACTGCATACCAAAAACTCCTTTAGAAGCAACAGCACCCAAATATGTTCAGCATACCTGAAATTCACACCATCTATTTAGAGGTATCCTTTTAATTTTATGGCAGCCAAGCTGGACATCTTCAATCCCCAGTAGCTGGTGAACCTGTAAGTTGTAATTGCAATAAAAATTTATCCCCCTTTCTGATTCTCATTCAGTGTAGCAACCTGTGTCAAAATGTGTTACGTGTTAGCTTAAAAGGTATGGCTTACAGATCAGTGTGGAGTacaaaaatgaagcttttgtATTAATACTGGACAGTTGTAATTAAAGTGGATGGCTGTCAGTTGAAATACACGGTTTATGTATTTAAACATATCTGCCTTTAATGGTGCAGGGATAGGTCAAATACCGTcataaattagaaaaagaacCTCATTTTTATGGATGGAAAAATATAACAAGCTCTCAGAGCTCGCTACAGACAGAGAGGGACTAGAAGACATTGCAGCATTTCCTGTTAAAGATACTGAGATAGCCCATCCACAGTAAAAGAGGTTTTATATGAACTGCTAAAAACATGTAGGCAGTTACACTTTGGGTGGTTACCCGGGCAAAccttgaagaaataaaaaatgtaaattcatagaataatttaacACAATTACAAATGAACCTTTTCTGCTTAAATATGAACACCCTTAGGACTGGAAAACAGACTCTCTTTCATaaacacccttttttttttttagggcttCGACATGTCTCTGATGACCAGAAGACTCACAAGAACCCCAGCCTACGTGCCCAATGTCCAGCTGTTCGTTCTCCCACAAAAAGCCATACTCCAAGTCCCACCTCTCCCAAGAATTCCCCACAGCAGAGCCATGCCCCTGTCTTGGAGCTAGAGGGAAAGAAGTGGAGAGTGGTGAGTTCCAGTCACACCTCTGAATTGCACCCTGCACATTGCAAACCAGGTTGAGCACTGAACATCTTGCAAAAGGCTGTCTATGATCAAAGTGCAACAAATCAAAATTGCAACTCAAATGGGCTGATTCTTGCATTGCTCTGCCATGCTACAGTTTAGTTTTTACTATTCTGTAGCATCTAAAGTTAATTAATTTGTCTCTGAGAATCATATACTAATTTGTGTGAACTGGAGAATGTCAGAATCAGCATATAAATTCCTTGCAAAATCAGACAACCCCCCAGAAAAACTCCAATTAAAACCCCTTCTTGCAGGCCATTTGTCCAAGTGAAAGATAACAGTATTATCACAGAGCACTTTCTCCAGCTTTGTTAACCAATGGaattatacatttatttttcatcaccATGCAAGCACGTCTCCCATGCTTAAAAGTAGAGAAGTGTTTTCCCTGTGCTCAATCTACAGATGGAAAAGATAGATTTGTTTCAAGTTTGGGAGTCAATTTATGTAGGTGTATACCGAAGAATCTATGAGTGAAAATTCACATGACTGTTTTGGttaaaagagggaagaaataatATGCAGTTTAGTCATACAGAAGGTTATATACACAGTCATTACTGTGGAGTTGAGTTTGCAGAAGGTGCAGTCACAGTTTGCCTGTGTTCTGTTGCCTTAGGGTTATAGTACCTAGCACTTTCCTTGTGGATCCCTAGTCTTTCCTTGACATCCATGGAGTGTAAATGTTCCTTCATGCTTCATAATGAAAGGAAGTTTCTTCACCTATTACTCCTTATTGTATATGGTAATGCCTGCACCTGGTCATAACAGACTGTATAGACCATTATATAACATTTGGGGGAACAAAAAACTGGCTCTGTTCTTCAAGGTGCTGGTCTAAATTGGATGGGAGCCAAGCAACAGTTTTCTGAGCGCACTTGTAAATTGTTGTGAGCATAACGTCTTTGCTACAAAATTAATGGGCTTTGTCATGGTCTATGCTAAGTTCTTCAGTTCTGCAGCTCTAAAATATACATGTGTCATCTACGGGTGAATTAGGTGAAATATCCGATCACCAAGCAGATTAGATTTTTAAGCCACAGGAAGGATATTGCTCTGTTGTAACTGAAGATGCAATGAGTCGAGGATAAGTTGTTCTAAACTCTGTCTGACTGTTAGCTAGTTAAAGACAACCAATTAAATaaactttcttttgaaatagGAATATCAAGAGGATAAGAATGACCTGGTCATTAACAACACTGAACTCAAGCAAGTCGCCTACATTTTTAAGTGTAACAAATCTACACTTCAGATAAAAGGAAAAGTCAATTCAATTACTATTGGTGAGTGGATAGCTCAGCTGGGCTTTAAATGACAATCTTGAAAAAACTTACTTACGTGATTAATAATGCATCTGAATCATTCCATTCCCTTTAATGGATTGATCATGTGAGTAAAGCCACTCAGCTATGCAGTGCAAGACTGGGGATTTTCATAGTTAATGTAGCAGGTGTGcatatatttgcttttatcttGCCTTTCTTATTTatgattgcttttattttagacAACTGTAAAAAGTTTGGCCTTGTGTTTGACAACGTTGTGGGAATCGTGGAAGTGATCAATTCCAGGGATATTCAGATTCAGGTAAATatctatttgaaaaacaaagatagACAGAGAacaagcaggggaaaaaagcgcAACGTGTAGCTACAAGAGATTTGAAAAACTCACAGGAGCACAACAAAAATAAGAGATGGATGCAAATGTAACTTTATATGCACTAAATTCTGCtgatttatttagaaaatgccTGTGAAAACTATTGAGCATCACTGAA
This sequence is a window from Pelecanus crispus isolate bPelCri1 chromosome 2, bPelCri1.pri, whole genome shotgun sequence. Protein-coding genes within it:
- the CAP2 gene encoding adenylyl cyclase-associated protein 2 isoform X4 — encoded protein: MAETHGLMERLEKAVTRLESLFSDSQRSGGMEFDAINGLNGSIAPYVEAFDRLLNGSVAEFLRYSKILEGDVKTHAEMVRAAFQAQRSFLVLASQCQEPQEGPVASPMSMRSVLTSGPCLSQLPLPPPPPPGPPPIFDTETVKDEGTAARSALFAQLNQGEAITKGLRHVSDDQKTHKNPSLRAQCPAVRSPTKSHTPSPTSPKNSPQQSHAPVLELEGKKWRVEYQEDKNDLVINNTELKQVAYIFKCNKSTLQIKGKVNSITIDNCKKFGLVFDNVVGIVEVINSRDIQIQVMGKVPTISINKTEGCHIYLSEESLDCEIVSAKSSEMNILIPQDGDYKEFPVPEQFKTAWDGTKLVTEPAEIVG